The Streptomyces sp. Je 1-332 genome has a window encoding:
- a CDS encoding ABC transporter permease, producing MTADSNPALLDTEGAAATDDPAFAGPSARGPRARNTRAYLQYVAGKLGGAAVSLFAVLVTSFFLFRLIPGDPVKQMTGGKRVSAEQLDAMRKEFGLDQPVMTQFLDYCGNALTGDFGTSYQFHTPVMEKITDALPATLLLTGTAFVLYTLIGIWLGTRTAWRNGGLGDRVHTGLALTLYSVPSFWLGLLLIITFSVGVGPIPGLFPTGGLESGGETGIAYVIDVAHHMVLPVITLVAVGYAQTLLVMRSSLLDEMGSDYLTTARAKGLRDDLVRRRHAVPNAMLPTVTLMFVNLGTVVAGAILVETVFSWPGLGGLFYAALSVPDLPLVQGLFFVFAAAVILMNTLADVIYPLLDPRVGR from the coding sequence ATGACCGCTGACAGCAATCCCGCACTGCTCGACACCGAGGGCGCCGCGGCGACCGACGATCCGGCGTTCGCCGGGCCGTCGGCCCGCGGCCCCCGGGCCCGGAACACCCGCGCCTATCTCCAGTACGTGGCGGGCAAGCTGGGCGGCGCCGCCGTCTCGCTGTTCGCCGTCCTCGTGACCAGCTTCTTCCTGTTCCGGCTCATCCCGGGCGACCCGGTGAAGCAGATGACCGGCGGAAAGCGCGTATCGGCCGAACAGCTGGACGCGATGCGCAAGGAGTTCGGCCTCGACCAGCCGGTCATGACGCAGTTCCTCGACTACTGCGGCAACGCGCTGACCGGCGACTTCGGCACCTCCTACCAGTTCCACACCCCGGTGATGGAGAAGATCACCGACGCGCTGCCCGCGACGCTCCTGCTCACCGGCACCGCGTTCGTGCTCTACACCCTCATCGGCATCTGGCTCGGCACGCGCACGGCGTGGCGCAACGGCGGGCTCGGGGACCGGGTCCACACCGGTCTCGCGCTCACGCTCTACTCCGTGCCGTCCTTCTGGCTCGGCCTTCTGCTCATCATCACCTTCTCGGTGGGGGTCGGCCCGATCCCCGGGCTCTTCCCGACCGGCGGGCTCGAATCGGGGGGCGAGACGGGTATCGCGTACGTCATCGACGTCGCGCACCACATGGTGCTCCCCGTCATCACCCTGGTGGCGGTGGGATACGCGCAGACGCTCCTGGTCATGCGCTCGTCGCTGCTCGACGAGATGGGCAGCGACTATCTGACCACCGCACGCGCCAAGGGGCTCCGGGACGATCTGGTACGCCGTCGTCATGCCGTCCCGAACGCGATGCTGCCCACGGTCACGCTGATGTTCGTGAACCTCGGCACGGTGGTGGCGGGCGCGATCCTCGTCGAGACGGTCTTCTCCTGGCCGGGACTCGGCGGGCTCTTCTACGCCGCGCTGAGCGTGCCCGACCTGCCCCTCGTGCAGGGTCTGTTCTTCGTGTTCGCCGCCGCGGTGATCCTGATGAACACCCTGGCCGACGTGATCTATCCGCTGCTCGACCCGAGGGTGGGCCGATGA
- a CDS encoding ABC transporter ATP-binding protein yields MTEAKATEQRLLDVRNLEVTYASGAAAVRGVNLSVDAGQKLGVAGESGCGKSTLALALLRLLPAGTKVTGEVLLDGEDVLTMKWGQVRAVRWAGASVVFQGAMHSLNAVHRIGDQIAEPILLHKKATQAGAKKKAGELLEQVGLPAARAQAYPHELSGGQRQRVMIAMALACDPRLIIADEPTTALDVMIQAQILRLIEQLVSEQDLGLIMISHDLAVLSDTCDRLAVMYAGRVVEEGPASEVYENAQHPYGKALSAAFPRIGDAASRFAPRGLPGDPPDPSLLPTGCTFHPRCPVALDVCTTEDQALRDAGPRHRAACVHAGSQLPAQPTSPPATAERTP; encoded by the coding sequence GTGACAGAGGCCAAGGCGACGGAACAGCGCCTTCTCGACGTAAGAAATCTCGAAGTGACGTACGCGTCCGGGGCGGCCGCGGTGCGCGGCGTGAACCTCTCGGTCGACGCGGGCCAGAAGCTCGGGGTCGCGGGCGAGTCCGGCTGCGGCAAGTCCACGCTGGCGCTCGCGTTGCTTCGGCTGTTGCCCGCCGGCACGAAGGTGACCGGTGAGGTCCTGCTCGACGGCGAGGACGTCCTCACCATGAAGTGGGGCCAGGTCCGCGCGGTCCGCTGGGCGGGCGCGTCGGTCGTCTTCCAGGGCGCGATGCACTCGCTCAACGCCGTGCACCGCATCGGCGACCAGATCGCCGAGCCGATCCTGCTGCACAAGAAGGCCACGCAGGCGGGCGCGAAGAAGAAGGCCGGAGAGCTGCTCGAGCAGGTGGGGCTTCCTGCCGCTCGTGCGCAGGCGTATCCGCACGAGCTGTCGGGCGGTCAACGTCAGCGCGTGATGATCGCGATGGCACTCGCCTGCGATCCGCGCCTGATCATCGCCGACGAGCCGACCACGGCCCTGGACGTGATGATCCAGGCTCAGATCCTGCGCCTGATCGAACAGTTGGTGTCCGAGCAGGACCTGGGCCTGATCATGATCAGCCACGACCTGGCGGTGCTCTCTGACACGTGTGACCGGCTCGCGGTGATGTACGCGGGCCGCGTCGTCGAGGAGGGCCCGGCCTCCGAGGTCTACGAGAACGCCCAGCACCCGTACGGCAAGGCCCTCTCGGCGGCCTTCCCGCGCATCGGCGACGCGGCGTCCCGCTTCGCGCCGCGCGGTCTGCCCGGCGACCCGCCCGACCCGTCCCTGCTCCCCACGGGCTGTACGTTCCACCCGCGCTGCCCGGTCGCCCTCGACGTCTGCACCACGGAGGACCAGGCGCTGCGGGACGCGGGCCCCCGGCACCGCGCGGCGTGCGTGCACGCGGGCTCACAGCTTCCCGCGCAGCCGACGTCCCCGCCGGCGACGGCGGAGCGGACGCCGTGA
- a CDS encoding SCO5717 family growth-regulating ATPase, translating to MNSDRDEIRGGWDSPVDDQSDAESAAETTGEFTIDYAPPAWYTQNASGSAGETPSASPAPSSSPSSPSLPSSPPVSSPAAPAAPEASEPPAPQSPPVGPPPVVPKLPVGGGFQPRADWAAPVAPAPATAPTPAPVSSPSEPAEGGAPSGGAADWSGAVAGVASSVHVTGVVPKPEPEPEADVQAEAAEVEAEDEDEVQAVSTPSAVVGPVADRSGDLESGATMRFSSAALKREIEERAAGSVSPSEGSSESSESSGADESDESDEAALGLGDEQPESSLLAAAGLSFGDGHSDDAPPSGEPVGESVDADESDEGLSASDDSADDDDNDGDVEDFGDSGGVADEIRDASPQDAAPQDAVPAAPVDDVQDSVPPSWTPPPAPNGGLPPLPPAFQPAAPTSAPQWPVPGQASTPPPAEPAPAPAAEPVQPPPVPQQAQPAPAPVQQPAPQAAPPAWPSPTGPVAPSPVTPAPAPPVADAPAPAPAPHGGYGFPQATAPAPAPAPAPAPAPAPAPEAPAPPAGYGFPQQGGAPVPPSGYGFPQHGAPAPAQPNSPAPQSSYGFPQPPAPQAQQQPAPQAMPQPQPPAPAQPQPQPQAQPQPQAPQPLPAQQPHGQPQPQAQQPVQPQPPIDPRTGAAWPQAVQHDQRERTNPGAPLGYTAAVELSSDRLLRNTKPKAKSSRPAAGGSRFKLGGKKEEAERQRKLELIRTPVLSCYRIAVISLKGGVGKTTTTTALGSTLATERQDKILAIDANPDAGTLGRRVRRETGATIRDLVQAIPYLNSYMDIRRFTSQAASGLEIIANDVDPAVSTTFNDEDYRRAIDVLGKQYPIILTDSGTGLLYSAMRGVLDLADQLIIISTPSVDGASSASTTLDWLSAHGYADLVSRSITVISGVRETGKMIKVDDIVSHFETRCRGVVVIPFDEHLAAGAEVDLDMMRPKVREAYFNLSAMVAEDFVRAQQQQGLWTSDGNPPPVVAPPLPGQGGYPGQQAPAPGAAPGQQPYGGQAPQPGQAPQPGQAPYPGQAPQQPYAPQQPPQQQPQQQPPAPQPQPGGQPYPQQPGAPQGWQNAAPQGQPQPGQAPPPVQPGQPFQPGAPYQPPQPPAPEAPQQ from the coding sequence GTGAACAGCGATCGGGACGAGATCCGCGGGGGCTGGGATTCACCCGTCGATGATCAGTCCGACGCGGAGTCCGCTGCCGAGACTACGGGCGAGTTCACCATCGACTACGCCCCTCCTGCCTGGTACACGCAGAACGCGTCCGGCAGTGCGGGGGAGACTCCTTCGGCGTCGCCCGCGCCGTCTTCGTCACCTTCCTCGCCTTCCCTGCCCTCGTCTCCGCCGGTTTCTTCGCCTGCGGCTCCTGCTGCGCCCGAAGCCTCCGAGCCTCCGGCTCCGCAGTCTCCGCCGGTGGGGCCGCCCCCCGTTGTGCCGAAGCTGCCTGTGGGGGGTGGGTTCCAGCCTCGGGCCGATTGGGCTGCGCCGGTTGCTCCCGCTCCTGCCACTGCTCCTACTCCTGCTCCGGTTTCCTCGCCTTCGGAGCCTGCTGAGGGAGGGGCACCTTCGGGGGGTGCTGCTGACTGGAGCGGTGCCGTTGCTGGTGTTGCCTCCTCCGTGCATGTGACTGGTGTTGTTCCTAAGCCTGAGCCTGAGCCGGAGGCTGACGTTCAGGCTGAGGCTGCCGAGGTCGAGGCTGAGGATGAGGATGAGGTGCAGGCTGTTTCCACTCCTTCCGCTGTGGTGGGGCCTGTTGCCGACCGCAGTGGTGATCTGGAGAGCGGCGCCACCATGCGGTTCTCCTCCGCCGCCCTCAAGCGGGAGATCGAGGAGCGGGCCGCCGGATCCGTCTCCCCCTCGGAGGGGTCTTCGGAGTCTTCGGAGTCCTCGGGCGCGGATGAGTCGGATGAGTCGGATGAGGCTGCGCTTGGCCTCGGGGATGAGCAGCCTGAGTCGTCTCTTCTGGCTGCAGCCGGGCTTTCCTTCGGTGACGGCCACAGTGACGACGCGCCGCCTTCTGGTGAGCCTGTCGGAGAGTCCGTGGACGCGGATGAGTCGGACGAGGGTCTTTCCGCCTCCGATGACTCGGCCGATGACGATGACAATGACGGTGACGTTGAGGACTTCGGCGATTCTGGTGGTGTCGCTGACGAGATCCGGGATGCCTCTCCGCAGGATGCCGCTCCTCAGGACGCCGTGCCTGCCGCGCCCGTTGACGACGTGCAGGACTCCGTGCCTCCGTCCTGGACTCCGCCGCCCGCGCCGAACGGTGGGCTTCCGCCGTTGCCGCCCGCCTTCCAGCCTGCCGCGCCTACCTCTGCTCCGCAGTGGCCCGTGCCCGGTCAGGCGTCGACCCCGCCGCCCGCGGAACCGGCGCCGGCGCCAGCTGCCGAGCCTGTGCAGCCGCCGCCCGTACCGCAGCAGGCTCAGCCTGCGCCTGCGCCCGTACAGCAGCCTGCTCCTCAGGCCGCGCCCCCGGCCTGGCCCTCGCCGACCGGGCCCGTGGCGCCTTCTCCTGTCACTCCTGCGCCGGCGCCGCCGGTCGCCGATGCTCCGGCTCCGGCTCCGGCTCCGCACGGTGGGTACGGGTTCCCGCAGGCCACTGCGCCCGCCCCGGCCCCTGCCCCCGCTCCGGCTCCGGCTCCGGCTCCGGCCCCCGAAGCGCCTGCTCCGCCCGCCGGGTATGGGTTTCCCCAGCAGGGCGGCGCTCCCGTTCCGCCGAGTGGTTATGGGTTCCCGCAGCACGGTGCGCCCGCTCCTGCTCAGCCCAACTCCCCTGCCCCGCAGAGCAGTTACGGGTTCCCTCAGCCGCCCGCGCCTCAGGCCCAGCAGCAGCCGGCGCCGCAGGCGATGCCGCAACCGCAGCCCCCCGCTCCCGCGCAGCCGCAACCGCAGCCGCAGGCTCAGCCGCAACCTCAGGCTCCGCAGCCTCTTCCAGCTCAGCAGCCCCATGGTCAGCCTCAGCCGCAGGCGCAGCAACCGGTTCAGCCTCAGCCGCCCATCGATCCCCGCACCGGTGCCGCCTGGCCGCAGGCCGTACAGCACGATCAGCGGGAGCGGACCAATCCCGGGGCTCCCCTCGGGTACACCGCTGCCGTCGAGTTGTCCTCCGACCGGCTGCTGCGCAACACCAAGCCGAAGGCCAAGAGCAGTCGGCCCGCTGCCGGTGGGTCCCGGTTCAAGCTCGGCGGCAAGAAGGAAGAGGCCGAGCGGCAGCGGAAGTTGGAGCTGATCCGGACTCCGGTTCTGTCCTGCTACCGCATCGCCGTCATCAGTTTGAAGGGTGGCGTCGGGAAGACCACCACCACTACCGCCCTCGGCTCCACACTCGCCACCGAGCGGCAGGACAAGATCCTTGCCATCGACGCCAACCCCGACGCCGGTACGCTCGGGCGCCGCGTGCGCCGCGAGACCGGGGCCACCATCCGTGACCTCGTCCAGGCGATCCCGTACCTCAACTCGTACATGGACATCCGGCGGTTCACCTCGCAGGCCGCATCCGGGCTCGAGATCATCGCCAATGACGTCGATCCGGCCGTCTCTACGACGTTCAACGACGAGGACTACCGGCGTGCGATCGATGTGCTCGGGAAGCAGTACCCGATCATCCTGACCGACTCCGGTACGGGGTTGCTTTACAGCGCCATGCGGGGGGTTCTCGACCTTGCCGATCAGCTGATCATTATTTCCACGCCGTCTGTGGATGGTGCCAGTAGCGCGTCGACGACGCTGGACTGGCTGTCGGCCCACGGGTACGCCGATCTCGTGTCGCGGTCGATCACCGTCATCTCCGGAGTGCGTGAGACCGGGAAGATGATCAAGGTTGACGACATCGTGTCGCACTTCGAGACGCGGTGCCGTGGGGTTGTCGTCATTCCGTTTGACGAGCATCTTGCTGCCGGCGCCGAGGTTGATCTCGACATGATGCGGCCGAAGGTCCGGGAGGCGTACTTCAATCTTTCGGCGATGGTCGCCGAGGACTTCGTGCGGGCTCAGCAGCAGCAGGGGCTCTGGACTTCGGACGGGAATCCGCCGCCGGTCGTGGCTCCGCCCCTGCCGGGGCAGGGGGGCTATCCCGGGCAGCAGGCGCCCGCGCCTGGGGCTGCGCCTGGGCAGCAGCCGTACGGGGGGCAGGCGCCGCAGCCTGGGCAGGCGCCGCAGCCTGGGCAGGCGCCCTATCCGGGGCAGGCGCCGCAGCAGCCTTACGCTCCTCAGCAGCCGCCGCAGCAGCAGCCGCAGCAGCAGCCGCCCGCGCCGCAGCCGCAGCCCGGTGGGCAGCCTTATCCGCAGCAGCCGGGGGCTCCGCAGGGGTGGCAGAACGCGGCGCCTCAGGGGCAGCCGCAGCCGGGGCAGGCCCCGCCGCCCGTCCAGCCTGGGCAGCCGTTCCAGCCCGGGGCTCCGTATCAGCCCCCGCAGCCTCCCGCGCCGGAGGCGCCGCAGCAGTAG
- a CDS encoding ABC transporter permease, with translation MTTEATETERTQVPVAKSPRALAWTRRRHSAARFWREYRTHRAGLFGLGALVLIALVALFAPLLVGADAQSVTDAPGKPMESPSGEFPLGTDQFGRDLLGLLVWGARISLTIGLLAAVLSVAIGTVVGVTAGHFKGWYSTVIMRITDWFLVMPTLVLAIALATVMSGTIWTIILAIGVTTWPTTARLVRAQTLAVESRPYIERAQALGGGHGHVMTRHVLPNVMPLVLAQTTLVISSAILTEATLAFLGLGDPTAVSWGGLLQDAREAGAVSAGNWWYLAPPGIAIAVVALAFTLCGRAVESVLNPRLGVSR, from the coding sequence ATGACGACCGAAGCAACAGAGACCGAGAGGACCCAGGTCCCGGTCGCCAAGAGCCCCCGGGCGCTCGCCTGGACCCGCAGGCGGCACTCCGCCGCCCGCTTCTGGCGCGAGTACCGCACACACCGGGCCGGGCTCTTCGGTCTCGGCGCGCTCGTCCTCATCGCGCTCGTCGCCCTCTTCGCGCCGCTCCTTGTCGGCGCGGACGCGCAGAGCGTGACCGACGCGCCGGGCAAACCGATGGAGTCGCCGAGCGGCGAATTCCCGCTGGGCACCGACCAGTTCGGGCGGGATCTGCTCGGCCTTCTCGTGTGGGGCGCGCGGATCTCGCTGACCATCGGGCTGCTGGCCGCCGTGCTTTCGGTGGCCATCGGCACCGTCGTGGGGGTCACCGCGGGGCACTTCAAGGGCTGGTACTCCACCGTGATCATGCGCATCACGGACTGGTTCCTGGTGATGCCCACGCTGGTGCTCGCCATCGCCCTCGCCACCGTGATGTCCGGAACCATCTGGACGATCATCCTGGCGATCGGCGTGACGACGTGGCCGACGACCGCGCGGCTCGTCCGCGCCCAGACCCTGGCCGTGGAGTCACGCCCGTACATCGAGAGGGCACAGGCGCTCGGCGGCGGGCACGGCCATGTCATGACCCGTCATGTGCTGCCCAACGTCATGCCGCTGGTGCTCGCGCAGACCACCCTGGTCATCTCCAGCGCCATCCTCACCGAGGCGACGCTCGCCTTCCTCGGACTCGGCGATCCGACGGCCGTCTCCTGGGGCGGACTGCTCCAGGACGCGCGTGAGGCGGGCGCGGTCAGTGCGGGCAACTGGTGGTATCTCGCTCCGCCCGGCATCGCCATCGCCGTCGTCGCACTCGCGTTCACGCTGTGCGGGAGGGCCGTGGAGTCGGTGCTCAACCCCAGGCTGGGGGTCTCCCGTTGA
- a CDS encoding ABC transporter substrate-binding protein, with the protein MDTQDQHGRTRTHRSHPTTKASPERPAKAPPRLRLLLAAATGALTLTAGLATPLNPAPQQAEAKADGKKTLTVAVAQSVDSLSPFLAQRLLSTSIHRLTYEYLTNYDAKDNHAIPGFATKWEPSADKLTWTYTIRDNSKWSDGKKATAEDAAWTFNKLMSKDGTASPNSSFVANFKKVTAPSPTKLVVELKEPQATMAALDVPIVPKHVWEKVGDISKYNNDKDFPVVGNGPFVLTDYKTDQYVKLKANKNFWRGAPKFDELVFKTYKDQDAAVAALKKGEVAFVAGQPALTPAQAAELKGTENVKVNEGPGRRFFALATNPGAQTRDRKKFGDGHKALLDKKVRQALFLSVDREALVDKVFQGQAVEGEGYIPPRFSEYAWKPSADQKLSYDPKKAAQLLDDAGYKKNGDGKRVGKDGKPLDFRILCHATDPNDKAVGKYLKEWWGDLGIGLKVNCLDDVSVPWYAGEYDLAFDGWSVNPDPDFVLGIHACAALPVKAKESAATDNFICDKKYDELYNKQLAEYDPAKRAETVKEMQSWLYDSGYMNILAYPNAVEAYRTDQIKSITTMPTAAGNIYGQDGYWSWWSAEPADGKSSSKDGSSTGVIIGIAAAAVVLVGGGVLFALRRRSTAEDRE; encoded by the coding sequence ATGGATACACAAGATCAGCACGGCAGAACACGGACTCATCGGTCTCACCCCACCACCAAGGCGTCCCCGGAGAGGCCCGCGAAAGCTCCCCCACGCCTCCGTCTCCTCCTGGCGGCCGCCACCGGCGCCCTCACCCTCACCGCGGGTCTCGCCACCCCCCTCAACCCGGCGCCCCAACAGGCCGAGGCCAAGGCGGACGGCAAGAAGACCCTGACCGTCGCGGTGGCCCAGAGCGTCGACTCGCTCAGTCCCTTCCTCGCCCAGCGGCTGCTCAGCACCAGCATCCACCGCCTGACGTACGAGTACCTGACGAACTACGACGCCAAGGACAACCACGCCATCCCCGGCTTCGCCACCAAGTGGGAGCCCTCCGCCGACAAGCTGACCTGGACGTACACCATCCGGGACAACTCGAAGTGGTCGGACGGCAAGAAGGCGACCGCCGAGGACGCGGCCTGGACGTTCAACAAGCTGATGTCCAAGGACGGCACAGCGAGCCCCAACTCCAGCTTCGTCGCCAACTTCAAGAAGGTGACCGCACCCAGCCCCACCAAGCTGGTCGTCGAGCTGAAGGAGCCGCAGGCCACCATGGCCGCGCTCGACGTGCCGATCGTCCCGAAGCATGTGTGGGAGAAGGTCGGTGACATCAGCAAGTACAACAACGACAAGGACTTTCCCGTCGTCGGCAACGGGCCTTTCGTCCTCACCGACTACAAGACCGACCAGTACGTGAAGCTGAAGGCCAACAAGAACTTCTGGCGCGGCGCGCCCAAGTTCGACGAGCTGGTCTTCAAGACGTACAAGGACCAGGACGCCGCCGTCGCCGCGCTGAAGAAGGGCGAGGTGGCCTTCGTCGCCGGGCAGCCCGCCCTCACCCCCGCGCAGGCCGCCGAGCTCAAGGGCACGGAGAACGTCAAGGTGAACGAGGGGCCGGGCCGGCGCTTCTTCGCGCTCGCGACCAACCCCGGCGCCCAGACCCGCGACCGCAAGAAGTTTGGTGACGGGCACAAGGCCCTCCTGGACAAGAAGGTCCGTCAGGCGCTCTTCCTCTCCGTCGACCGTGAGGCGCTGGTCGACAAGGTCTTCCAGGGTCAGGCCGTCGAGGGCGAGGGATACATCCCACCTCGCTTCTCCGAGTACGCCTGGAAGCCCTCCGCCGACCAGAAGCTGTCGTACGACCCCAAGAAGGCCGCCCAACTCCTCGACGACGCGGGCTACAAGAAGAACGGCGACGGCAAGCGCGTCGGCAAGGACGGGAAGCCGCTCGACTTCCGCATCCTGTGTCACGCCACCGACCCGAACGACAAGGCCGTGGGGAAGTATCTGAAGGAGTGGTGGGGGGACCTTGGTATCGGGCTCAAGGTCAACTGTCTCGATGACGTGTCCGTGCCCTGGTACGCGGGTGAGTACGATCTCGCGTTCGACGGCTGGTCCGTCAACCCCGACCCGGACTTCGTCCTCGGCATCCACGCCTGCGCCGCGCTCCCGGTGAAGGCCAAGGAGAGCGCCGCGACCGACAACTTCATCTGCGACAAGAAGTACGACGAGCTCTACAACAAGCAGCTGGCCGAGTACGACCCCGCCAAGCGCGCTGAGACCGTCAAGGAGATGCAGTCCTGGCTCTACGACTCCGGGTACATGAACATCCTCGCGTACCCGAACGCCGTCGAGGCCTACCGCACCGACCAGATCAAGTCCATCACCACCATGCCGACGGCCGCGGGCAACATCTACGGCCAGGACGGTTACTGGTCCTGGTGGTCGGCGGAGCCCGCGGATGGGAAGAGTTCCTCCAAGGATGGAAGCTCGACCGGTGTCATCATCGGTATCGCCGCCGCCGCGGTGGTGCTCGTCGGCGGCGGAGTCCTGTTCGCCCTGCGCCGCCGTTCGACCGCAGAGGACCGCGAGTAA